The following proteins come from a genomic window of Brevibacillus antibioticus:
- a CDS encoding VanZ family protein, which translates to MKLEEYAEQVVSRLPCSKWEKRDIKDELMDHLNSMKSELVEEGYEEQEAVLLTIQRFGSAKAISRQLSESMPLIDKYIRKWLLSLFFLYVAISSYLLLLSPDRFRRRAFTLEWKQRMLEYGVPQYTHLFQNTKPFQTLVDYVFHYDNYNFGTVMYNLIGNVMLFVPLGLLLPLIFLSFQSVHRVFFLTLSASLIVETLQLLFSLGSFDVDDLLLNVLGGLIGYGMFRVGAVLIHKRRNNKFDDDLSASSF; encoded by the coding sequence ATGAAACTCGAAGAATATGCAGAGCAGGTTGTCAGTCGCTTGCCGTGCTCGAAATGGGAGAAGCGGGATATTAAAGATGAGCTGATGGATCATTTGAACAGCATGAAAAGTGAGCTGGTCGAAGAAGGCTATGAAGAGCAGGAAGCCGTTTTACTGACCATTCAACGATTTGGTTCGGCGAAAGCAATCAGTCGGCAACTGTCTGAGTCCATGCCGCTTATTGATAAATACATCCGTAAATGGCTCCTGTCCTTGTTTTTCTTGTATGTAGCTATCTCCAGTTATCTCTTGTTATTGTCACCGGACCGCTTCCGACGCAGAGCTTTTACCTTGGAATGGAAGCAAAGGATGCTGGAATACGGCGTCCCGCAATATACGCATTTGTTCCAAAATACGAAACCATTTCAAACCTTGGTGGATTACGTTTTTCATTATGATAATTACAACTTTGGCACTGTCATGTATAACCTGATTGGCAATGTCATGCTGTTTGTTCCGCTCGGGCTGTTGCTGCCGCTGATATTTCTATCCTTTCAAAGCGTGCATCGTGTGTTTTTTCTCACGCTTTCGGCCAGTCTCATCGTCGAAACCTTGCAGCTATTGTTTTCGTTAGGCAGCTTTGATGTCGATGATTTGCTACTAAATGTACTCGGCGGACTGATTGGCTATGGGATGTTTCGAGTAGGGGCGGTGCTGATCCACAAGCGACGGAACAACAAATTTGATGACGATCTGTCTGCCTCATCTTTTTAG
- a CDS encoding PadR family transcriptional regulator: MNKELLKGSIDLLLLSLIAQKDQYGYELAKKIRDKSDELYEIGEGTLYPALKRLETQKAVESYWGEASEGGRRKYYRITKTGQGLLQDKMKDWQSLSRLILLCNEGSE; this comes from the coding sequence GTGAACAAGGAGCTGTTGAAAGGAAGCATCGATCTACTGCTTCTCTCGCTGATCGCGCAGAAAGATCAGTATGGCTACGAGTTGGCCAAGAAGATTCGCGATAAAAGCGATGAGCTGTATGAAATCGGTGAAGGCACACTATACCCTGCCCTAAAGCGACTGGAGACGCAGAAGGCAGTGGAGTCTTACTGGGGGGAAGCCAGTGAAGGCGGACGCCGCAAATATTATCGGATTACCAAGACCGGCCAGGGACTTCTTCAAGACAAAATGAAGGATTGGCAGAGCTTGAGCAGACTCATTTTGCTTTGCAATGAGGGAAGTGAGTAA
- a CDS encoding KTSC domain-containing protein: MRSFFRQFLPRQNQPQEITYKELDSKLIKAARYNLATSHLYIRFHDGREVVYCRVTPYAYNAFLNADSFSDHFHSFISQRYLNYQVM; encoded by the coding sequence TTGAGATCTTTTTTCCGCCAATTTCTGCCACGTCAGAATCAACCCCAAGAAATTACCTACAAGGAACTGGATTCGAAATTGATCAAAGCTGCTCGCTACAATCTGGCTACGAGCCACCTCTACATCCGTTTTCACGATGGACGCGAGGTCGTTTACTGTCGGGTCACTCCTTACGCTTATAATGCGTTTTTAAATGCTGACTCGTTCAGCGATCATTTTCATTCGTTCATCAGCCAACGTTACTTGAACTATCAGGTGATGTAG
- a CDS encoding amino acid ABC transporter ATP-binding protein, whose translation MDIIQVSNLKKSFGNQEVLRDVSFSVKKNEVVAVIGPSGSGKSTMLRSLVNLEQVNGGSIRVQDDYLVKDGAYASNQEIKQITSRMGMVFQHFNLFPHLTVKENLEIAPRVVKGEASSDIQRKSAELLEKVGLSDKADAYPAKLSGGQKQRVAIARALMMNPQILLFDEPTSALDPELTGEVLQVIKQLAQEHMTMMVVTHEMGFAREVANQIMFMDKGEFVESGTPEQLFTNAKFERTKSFLHRALK comes from the coding sequence ATGGATATCATACAAGTATCGAATCTAAAGAAATCATTTGGCAATCAGGAAGTCTTGCGAGATGTCTCGTTTTCGGTGAAAAAGAACGAAGTCGTGGCAGTAATCGGGCCTTCTGGCTCCGGCAAGAGCACGATGCTACGCAGCTTGGTCAATCTGGAGCAGGTGAATGGAGGCAGCATTCGTGTGCAGGATGATTATCTGGTGAAGGACGGCGCTTATGCCAGCAACCAGGAAATCAAGCAGATCACATCGAGAATGGGCATGGTCTTTCAGCATTTTAATCTGTTTCCTCATCTCACAGTAAAAGAAAATCTGGAGATCGCACCACGCGTAGTCAAAGGTGAGGCGTCTTCGGACATTCAGCGAAAGAGTGCAGAGCTCTTGGAAAAGGTCGGCCTGTCTGATAAGGCAGACGCGTATCCGGCGAAGCTCTCAGGCGGACAGAAGCAGCGTGTGGCGATCGCCAGAGCTCTGATGATGAACCCGCAAATCTTGTTGTTTGACGAGCCTACGTCTGCACTTGATCCCGAACTGACGGGTGAGGTCCTGCAAGTCATCAAGCAGCTTGCACAGGAGCATATGACGATGATGGTTGTGACGCATGAGATGGGATTCGCACGCGAGGTGGCGAACCAAATCATGTTTATGGACAAAGGGGAATTCGTAGAGTCGGGGACACCGGAGCAATTGTTTACAAACGCTAAATTTGAGCGGACCAAATCTTTTTTGCATCGCGCATTAAAATAG